A single region of the Thermotoga profunda AZM34c06 genome encodes:
- a CDS encoding FadR/GntR family transcriptional regulator: MKKTSSEWLKNEIIRYIVRMGLRPSDRLPSERELAQLFQVSRTTVREAIKKLEEKGVVKVEAPKGIFVASDLHELSFEASFSVKFSPSRDFIIDLLRVRGAMEELAVELTVQNSSKDDLLKAIDELRNLDLVDPDEDMKFHKRFFEMSGNTVLMNFFEAFYDLLSAIWHPPFVERTFGRASLPYHMELLNAVAQKDVSRAKFLVRMIIEMDIKVLLSS, from the coding sequence ATGAAAAAAACATCATCTGAATGGTTAAAAAACGAGATAATAAGGTACATAGTCAGAATGGGACTCAGGCCATCAGATAGGCTTCCTTCTGAGCGAGAACTTGCTCAGCTTTTCCAAGTGAGCAGGACCACTGTTCGTGAGGCAATTAAAAAATTGGAGGAAAAAGGCGTTGTTAAAGTCGAAGCCCCCAAAGGGATTTTTGTCGCAAGTGATCTACACGAACTTTCTTTCGAAGCTTCTTTCTCGGTGAAATTTTCTCCATCAAGGGATTTCATAATAGATTTATTGAGAGTCAGAGGAGCTATGGAAGAACTCGCGGTTGAATTAACTGTTCAAAACTCATCAAAGGATGATCTTCTAAAGGCAATCGATGAGCTGAGAAATCTTGATCTTGTTGATCCAGATGAAGACATGAAATTTCACAAGAGGTTTTTTGAGATGTCTGGGAACACCGTGTTGATGAATTTCTTCGAAGCCTTTTACGACCTTTTAAGCGCTATATGGCATCCCCCATTCGTTGAAAGAACCTTTGGTAGGGCAAGTCTGCCCTACCACATGGAATTGTTAAATGCCGTTGCCCAAAAAGACGTTTCAAGGGCAAAATTCTTAGTACGAATGATCATCGAAATGGATATCAAAGTTTTACTTTCTTCATAG
- a CDS encoding galactokinase, with product MPRFRAPGRVNIIGEHTDYNDGFVLPFAIDKYVEVEIKPSDKYIFTSQMMNETISLEKFQKLGKWTDYIMGVVWAIEQEGYKTTPVQVNVFSNLPVGAGLSSSAALEIATAYGISEVFGLKLDKIKLVQIGVKAEREFVGVRCGVMDQFTAVFAKKDFAIFLDTSNLKYEYVPLNLNDFELALIDSNTKHELSSSEYNKRREECETVLKKLNKKSFRDISYDDLARLDPLLRKRARHVLDENKRVTLSVRALKNSEVFLLGSLLYESHVSLRDLYEVSCDETDFIVGFLRGELGILGARMVGGGFGGSVLVLARAGCIKGAFEELEKSYFERFGKKPTLIRINSNDGVHMVVE from the coding sequence TACAGATTACAACGATGGTTTTGTTCTTCCTTTTGCGATTGATAAATACGTCGAGGTCGAAATTAAACCAAGCGATAAATACATATTCACTTCTCAAATGATGAACGAAACAATTTCACTTGAGAAATTTCAAAAACTTGGCAAGTGGACAGACTACATCATGGGAGTTGTTTGGGCTATTGAACAGGAAGGTTACAAAACAACACCTGTTCAGGTCAATGTTTTTTCGAACCTTCCCGTTGGAGCCGGGCTTTCAAGTTCTGCAGCATTGGAAATAGCAACTGCTTATGGGATAAGCGAGGTTTTCGGCTTAAAGCTCGATAAGATAAAGCTCGTTCAGATTGGAGTGAAGGCGGAACGAGAATTTGTTGGGGTCAGATGTGGTGTGATGGATCAATTCACTGCGGTCTTTGCCAAGAAAGATTTTGCGATCTTTCTTGATACTTCAAACCTTAAATATGAATACGTGCCATTGAATTTGAACGATTTCGAACTCGCTTTGATAGATTCGAACACAAAGCATGAACTATCTTCGTCTGAATACAACAAAAGGCGCGAAGAGTGTGAAACCGTTCTCAAAAAATTAAATAAAAAGTCATTCAGAGATATAAGCTATGATGATCTGGCAAGGCTCGACCCACTATTGAGAAAAAGAGCAAGGCACGTTCTTGATGAAAACAAACGTGTTACACTCTCAGTGAGGGCATTGAAAAATTCGGAAGTCTTCTTATTAGGAAGTCTTTTGTATGAATCCCACGTGAGTTTGAGAGACCTATATGAAGTTTCCTGCGATGAGACAGATTTCATAGTTGGTTTTTTGCGAGGTGAACTTGGAATACTTGGAGCCAGAATGGTCGGAGGGGGTTTTGGTGGTAGTGTTCTTGTACTCGCCAGAGCTGGTTGTATAAAAGGAGCTTTTGAAGAATTGGAAAAAAGCTACTTTGAAAGGTTTGGCAAGAAACCAACATTGATCAGAATAAACAGCAACGACGGAGTGCATATGGTGGTCGAATGA